A genome region from Streptomyces antimycoticus includes the following:
- a CDS encoding PP2C family protein-serine/threonine phosphatase has translation MRFMRFAPGASGRSHTLFAVIRCLPFLVLAAVLSIELSPAHTLYTGPLLSPAPALAAVTMGPFGTGGVALVATAVSAITATHNDVWGTETVYANLLALLVVAVASVATSAVRVRRDRELAHIRRIAEVSQNVVLRPLPARIGVVNTASVYMAAERGAQIGGDLYEAMCTRYGVRLIVGDVRGKGLAAVRSAAAVVGAFREAVHYEQDLAEVMHRCAAALAREYELLDRSQLQDPQELEEQFVTVLLAQVSDESLVELINRGHPPPLVMRERKVRSLDPARPLPPLGLEEFLSPPPICVETFPFLPGDRLLLHTDGVVEARNHYNEFFPLHQTMETLDGATPGEYLDRLRHALVRHAEGRLADDAAMVLIERAIGGARRPFL, from the coding sequence ATGCGATTCATGCGCTTCGCCCCGGGGGCGAGCGGTCGCAGCCATACGCTGTTCGCGGTCATACGGTGTCTGCCGTTCCTGGTCCTGGCGGCGGTGCTCAGCATTGAGCTCTCCCCCGCGCACACCCTCTACACCGGCCCCCTGCTCTCCCCGGCGCCGGCGCTGGCGGCGGTGACCATGGGGCCGTTCGGCACCGGCGGTGTGGCGCTGGTGGCCACCGCGGTGAGCGCGATCACCGCCACCCACAACGACGTGTGGGGCACCGAGACGGTGTACGCGAATCTGCTGGCCCTGCTGGTGGTGGCGGTGGCGAGCGTGGCGACCAGCGCGGTGCGGGTGCGCCGCGACCGCGAGCTGGCCCATATCCGCCGGATCGCCGAGGTCTCCCAGAACGTGGTGCTGCGGCCGCTGCCCGCCCGGATCGGTGTCGTGAACACCGCCAGCGTCTATATGGCGGCCGAGCGCGGAGCGCAGATCGGCGGGGACCTCTACGAGGCGATGTGCACCCGCTACGGAGTGCGGCTGATCGTCGGCGATGTGCGGGGAAAGGGGCTGGCCGCGGTGCGCTCCGCCGCGGCCGTGGTGGGCGCCTTCCGGGAGGCGGTGCACTACGAGCAGGACCTGGCCGAGGTGATGCACCGCTGTGCGGCCGCGCTGGCGCGCGAGTACGAGCTGCTGGACCGCTCGCAGCTCCAGGACCCGCAGGAGCTGGAGGAGCAGTTCGTCACCGTCCTCCTCGCCCAGGTGTCGGACGAGTCGCTGGTCGAGCTGATCAACCGCGGCCATCCGCCGCCCCTGGTGATGCGCGAGCGCAAGGTGCGCTCCCTGGACCCGGCGCGCCCGCTGCCGCCGCTCGGCCTGGAGGAGTTCCTCAGCCCTCCCCCGATCTGCGTCGAGACCTTCCCGTTCCTCCCCGGTGACCGGCTGTTGTTGCACACCGACGGCGTGGTCGAGGCCCGCAACCACTACAACGAGTTCTTTCCGCTGCACCAGACCATGGAGACGCTGGACGGCGCCACCCCGGGCGAGTACCTGGACCGGCTGCGCCACGCCCTGGTCCGGCATGCCGAGGGACGGCTGGCGGACGACGCGGCCATGGTCCTCATCGAGCGGGCCATCGGCGGCGCGCGGCGGCCGTTCCTCTGA
- a CDS encoding Fpg/Nei family DNA glycosylase, giving the protein MPELPDVEGFRRTLASCAQGHRVERAEVADAGVLHGVTAQRLKRDLKGRRFAAPRRHGKWLIAPTDGPTVMVHFGMTGRLVCGAESEPAGRFERVAFDLDDGHRLGYEDQRKLQGIWLAATDADVDRILGDQGPDALSLSRADVDRLLAGRRGRVKATLTDQTVIAGLGNLLGDEILWRARIHPQRPANALTDDDRERLHTAIREVLRASVRAERVPDHPDWLTGQRDDSDPHCPRCGHPLRRGRIAGRTSLWCPHCQRDGD; this is encoded by the coding sequence ATGCCCGAGCTACCGGATGTCGAGGGGTTCCGGCGAACGCTGGCCTCCTGCGCCCAGGGCCACCGCGTCGAGCGGGCGGAGGTGGCCGATGCGGGGGTGCTGCACGGGGTGACCGCGCAGCGACTGAAGCGCGATCTCAAGGGCCGCCGCTTCGCCGCACCGCGCCGCCACGGCAAGTGGCTGATCGCCCCCACCGACGGGCCCACGGTCATGGTGCACTTCGGCATGACCGGGCGGCTGGTCTGCGGGGCGGAATCCGAACCGGCCGGCCGGTTCGAGCGCGTCGCCTTCGACCTCGACGACGGCCACCGCCTCGGCTACGAGGACCAGCGCAAACTTCAGGGCATCTGGCTCGCCGCCACCGACGCCGACGTCGACCGGATCCTCGGCGATCAGGGCCCGGACGCCCTCTCCCTGAGCCGGGCCGATGTCGACCGGCTGCTGGCGGGGCGGCGCGGACGCGTCAAGGCCACCCTGACCGACCAGACCGTGATCGCCGGGCTCGGCAACCTGCTCGGCGACGAGATCCTGTGGCGGGCCCGGATCCACCCGCAGCGGCCGGCCAACGCGCTGACCGACGACGACCGCGAACGGCTCCACACCGCGATACGCGAGGTGCTGCGCGCCTCGGTGCGGGCGGAGCGGGTGCCGGACCACCCGGACTGGCTCACCGGACAGCGCGACGACTCGGACCCGCACTGCCCCCGCTGCGGCCATCCGCTGCGCCGCGGCCGGATCGCGGGGCGGACCAGCCTGTGGTGCCCCCACTGCCAGCGGGACGGCGACTGA
- a CDS encoding CU044_5270 family protein has translation MTDELDLLREADPVSADTGPWRDRPLDARAELLLRRLPSQDQGRRTVRRAVWSLEAVAAATILALALTVSGTGSSPAVAAPRPLVAHASRADVPLAEILRRARAAAEGSTEKSRRGSHLRTWSLSMESGKDAVTLPQESLSRWNADGSGSLLEVAIDPRHPDRPVITDGTPPRAVHDGKVLRDEKYPAGINGANESYFEAPPAGARALRAYLAVWSPGADRDPGELISAVESFLAVWTPGPRQRADIVTLLSRIEGLRPAGRVIDRLGREGQAFRFTPASAGMRKLIVLDPDDGSVLDIEETVTRDDPEYRLKAGDVMSYKAWVS, from the coding sequence ATGACCGACGAACTGGATCTGCTCCGCGAGGCCGACCCCGTGTCCGCCGACACCGGCCCCTGGCGGGACCGGCCGCTGGACGCGCGCGCCGAGCTGCTGCTGCGGCGGCTGCCGTCCCAGGACCAGGGGCGCCGTACCGTCCGGCGCGCGGTCTGGAGCCTGGAGGCCGTGGCGGCCGCGACGATCCTCGCCCTCGCGCTGACCGTCTCGGGCACCGGCTCCTCCCCCGCCGTGGCCGCGCCCAGACCACTGGTGGCACATGCCTCCCGTGCGGATGTGCCGCTCGCCGAGATCCTCCGGCGGGCACGGGCCGCGGCCGAGGGCTCCACCGAGAAGAGCCGGCGGGGCAGCCATCTGCGGACCTGGTCGCTGAGCATGGAGTCGGGGAAGGACGCGGTGACTCTTCCGCAGGAGTCCTTGAGCCGCTGGAACGCGGACGGCAGCGGTTCGCTCCTGGAAGTGGCCATCGATCCGCGCCACCCGGACCGCCCGGTGATCACCGACGGTACGCCGCCACGCGCGGTCCACGACGGCAAGGTGCTGCGCGATGAGAAGTATCCGGCCGGTATCAACGGCGCCAACGAGAGCTACTTCGAGGCCCCTCCGGCCGGGGCCCGGGCGCTGCGCGCCTACCTCGCCGTCTGGTCCCCGGGCGCGGACCGCGACCCGGGGGAGCTGATCTCGGCCGTCGAGTCGTTTCTCGCGGTGTGGACTCCCGGTCCGCGCCAGCGGGCGGACATCGTCACCCTGCTGTCCCGGATCGAGGGGCTGCGCCCGGCGGGCAGGGTCATCGACCGGCTCGGCCGGGAGGGGCAGGCGTTCCGGTTCACCCCCGCTTCCGCCGGGATGCGGAAGCTGATCGTCCTCGATCCGGACGACGGCAGCGTGCTGGACATCGAGGAGACCGTCACCCGGGACGATCCGGAGTACCGGCTGAAGGCGGGCGACGTGATGTCCTACAAGGCGTGGGTGTCCTGA